The Manihot esculenta cultivar AM560-2 chromosome 17, M.esculenta_v8, whole genome shotgun sequence genome contains the following window.
GTTTAAAAAGACAAATTTACAATTATGAACTTTTACCTTTAGTTAATGTACTATCTTTGAGTGTCTAGGAAATTAGGAGATAAATGATAAGCTCCAATTGTATATAGCAATATTGCGATCTGAATGGACCACTAATATCATAGTCTTTGTGGGCTTCTTTGGAAATACTCTAGACAGATGATACCAGTTTAAGGAACTCACTAAATTTTCATCCTGTGGTCTGCAAGTGACTGGACGGACTTCATAAAATCTAGTCTTTAACATAGGTGATTTAGTATTATACCTGAATCACAAAGAACACTAATTTGGCAATGAGAATGAGGAAAGCATGGGCATTAATTATGTTATGGCCTAGTCAACATTACTAATTTTTATGAAGCAGTGGAAAAGAGTCCTTTTGAATAGAAATAGTCCACGATCTTTCTGCCAGTTGTGTTTTTGGTTGTCATCATTTTACTGCATTTATTGTTGGTACAGGAACCTTCAGAAGAGCCTTTTGATATTCATTCTGTGCCAAGGGAAGTTAAGTCTCAGCCACTTGCAGAGAAGAAAGCCCCAGGCAAGAAGCCAACTGGTCTTGGTGCACCTCCAACTGGCCCTCCATCTACTGTTGATGCTTATGAAAGACTTCTTTCCTCCATTCCAGAGTTCTCAAACTTTGGGAAGCTTTTCaaggtttattttttttaacagatTAGCTGCATGTTACATGTTGTATTTAGTGAATTCATTTGGTCTTATTTATGTGCTTTATTTGTATCTAACAGTCTTCAGCACCTGTGGAGCTTACAGAAGCAGAGACGGAATATGCTGTTAATGTTGTTAAGCACATTTTTGATGGGCATGTTGTCTTCCAGTACAACTGCACCAACACAATACCAGAACAATTACTAGAAAATGTAGTCACTGATTTTGAAGATAGCAAGTACTTCATCTTTTCCCACCCCTATACATTCTGGGCTGTACTTATAATTTTTACATCTGTTGTCAGGTTACTGTTATTGTGGATGCTTCAGAAGCAGAGGAATTCTCTGAGGTAGCATCCAAGCCTTTGAGTTCTCTTCCTTATGATTCACCTGGACAAACTTTTGTGGCATTTGAGAAGCCAGAGGGAGTCCCTGCTGTTGGAAAGTTTTCGAACATGTTGAGATTCATTGTTAAAGAGGTACTCTTGCCTTCTCACTGCTTGCTCTGTATTCTCTTTATGAGCTCTGTTTGTAGTTCTTATTTTTGGAATTTAACATGGAAATTGACTATGATTCAATGTGTTGAAGTGATTCTAACACATACTTATAAGGGTGTTGCCTTTTAAGTGCCTGTACCTGTGGGCTTAAAATATTGTGTTTAACCTGTTCTATAAAAGTTTTTCGCTGCTTGGTACTGAAAGGTGAACTGTAACATgggtttttttatttctttgattGGGTGCTTTACTCCAGGTTGATACAGCTACTGGGGAAGCAGAGGATGATGGTGTAGAGGATGAATACCAACTTGAGGACCTGGAGGTGGTGGCAGCAGATTACATGATGAAAGTTGGGGTCTCCAATTTCAGGAATGCATGGGAAAGCATGGGCCCTGATTTTGAGCGTGTGGATGAATATGGCCTCGGCCCACGGGAGAGCTTGGCTGAAGCTGTTAGTGCTGTCATCAGTCTTCTTGGCATGGAGCCTTGCGAGGTCAGTTTCTCATATTAAATGAATCCAGGAAACAAAAAATGGCCTAGATCCTCTTATTTTCTTATTGCACATCAAGAAATTGAATCATCATAAAGAGCTGAAATTTGATGTTATCTTAGGCTTTGTATGTTTCACGGAAAATAAGTTctatatggaaaatattttccttacaagaaaataacttatttcCATTATTTGgttgtaatattaaaaattaaataattttcttcaTTCTACAAAAGTTAGAAAAtaggaaaaatattttccatgaaACAAATAGAGTCTTGTTCTTGAAAATCAAGGATtaactatttttataattgGTTGGACTCTGCATAGGGCACGGAGGTGGTCCCAAGCAACTCAAGGTCACACAGCTGCCTGCTCTCTGGGGTTTTCATTGGAAATGTGAGAGTTCTAGTGCGGTTGCAATTTGGAATTGATGGTCCAAAGGATGTTGCAATGAAACTGGCTGTAAGATCTGAAGATGAATCTGTTAGTGATGCCATCCATGAGATTGTAGCAAGCGGCTAATTGGTCAATCCAATGATTCGCTTAAGTCCTATACTTAAAAGTTTTGTGAATGTTTGATCAGATGCAGATAATGCTTGTTATAGAAAATGTAGTCCCTTAATTATCGGAGCTAGGGGCAGTGATTTGCATTCATTTCAGTGGTTCTTTCTCGTCTTTCAATATGACAATAATATTCGTTGTAGCATGCAAATCAGACTTGGCTTCTTTTATATACTTGGAGATTTTGGGAAGGCATTGTCCTTTTTTGTTTCAGCATCAGTGAAATTGCATTTGATATTTACTTTTCCAATGCAGGTATTATATTCTATCCCGTTTTGCCTTCTAAGCAATTCGTTATTCATATAAATCCTGATCCTGGTCAAAATTATTCGCTGATGCCCTTCGAAGTTCCAAGTAATCTTATTCTTCGCAAGGGTTTATGTTGCGCATCAAATATGCAATTAAGCCCATTTGATCGTTCCTCTAAATCATTCCTTTGATATGATACTTTTAACCCTTGACCATATTTGTTCGATTTTAAGTTGTAGGTTTCATGGTCGCTTTTTAAACGACGTTAACAAGAGCCTCAATAGTGTTTCTTGTTACACTAAATCGGCAAATAATACTAGGGAGGAACAATTGGCCGAGACATCCAACGAAGGCAAACCTCACCAGTTAACGTTTTCATTTCCCTATACTTCCTTTAAAACTAAGTTTTCACATTAAGGATAGCTAGAAGCAATAGTACAAGATCATGGTTTCTTCAGTTGGTTTCTTCACATACTGCAAACACACTCAAATTCTACCCAGGACGCACAAGGCATTCATCATGTAGCAGGAACCAATGACTCTCAACACGAGAAAGAACTGCAAACAACACTTCTTCTCAAATCACCTTCCTATGGCCTCCAAAAGCCCAAATCTGTGCgtgtgaaaaaaaaatgtagAAGTTTATAGCCAATTCTTACACAAAATTATATCATATGACATGAAAAAACCAGCAAGAGCTACATATGCAGCATATACATTTGTATCAATTCCAGATGACATCAGAGATTTCAGAAGGTTCCATTACCACTTCTAAACACACTTAGGAACTAATAATTTCAATGTCACCGTAACAGCGATAGCATGAAGATAAGATGTTTCCAATGGATTGACATGCAactcttttcctttttccctCACAAGATGCTCGAGATATAAATTATTACATGCAAGCatagttaattttatttgtttacaaTGATTCCAAGGCAGAAGTTgcattaagttttaaaattttatctatatGCTTATAGAATCATAAAACAGAAACAACATGACAGTCATTACAATCAAGTAGTAAGGAATAGAAAAGAATGATTATTCAATGCAGCAAAAGTTTGCCAACTTCTGAGTATTCACTAGGCAATCTTCCACAATGTTTAGGTTAACAAAATACAAAGTTTTTAGAAGACCAAATATAGAATAATCTACACCTAAATGTCTGGGATTCACCTGCTTTCCGTCTCACGTCGACAAAATGCGAAAATTtcgaattatatataatagctagcacgaaactccTAAATAACTTGGATTAATCATTTTGAACCAAGTAAAAAGTggatttaaaagttatttgggtcagtttagACTGGACCGTTTCAATTAGTATCAAAGCCACCTTAGGTTAGAAAAATTGTGCAGAGCTAGTGGGCATGTGAGAAAAGGGCTACCCGTGCGAGACGAGGTGAAGCCACCCGAGGTACTAGAAACCACAGTACCTAAGGGTCCAAATTTAGCAATTATATCCGATTTAGTTGTGACGAGGACGTCGTAAATATTTGGCAGGGGAGAGTGTGGGATTCATCTGCTTTCCGTCCCACATCGATGGAATACGAAAATTtcgaattatatataataattagcacgaaactactaaataatttgggttaaccattttgggccaagtgaaaagtggatccaaaagttatttggatcaGTTTAGGCCGAACTGTTTTAAAATGGGAGAAAATTCATAGACACAACACATGTAGTTTTAGGAGTTAAACTAATATCTAAAGGCCCATTGCATGACATTGGCATCCAGATTCAAAAAATTCAACTTTTCATCTATATAAATTCAGCTAATTGAATAGTTAAAAGGCACCTATCAGTCTTGACATGGGTATTAACACTTTTCATAATGTCTCCTACCACTAAGACCAGAAAAAATTCCGCATTTTTTTCAAGCAATCTTACATCGAGGGAAGAAATCCTGTAATATGTATCAGATGGCATCAAATGAAATAAGATGGGGTGGTGTTCCAGACTAACCTTTAGGTTTGTATCATAACTTCCTGTACACAAGGCACTTCCATCCGCTGACAAGCCCAAACAGCTTATTCGGCCCTGATGCGAGTTCTGCAGAGATCCCAAGTCCAAAACAACCTGAAATAACAAAATTGTTATGCACTGTCATATGCAACTTAAGATCAGCCACAACATGCAAGCCTGAAGATGCATAGATGGGAAAGAACCAATACTATGACTCCATACAAAAAGGGATATCAAGGCACTTTGATCAATATCCCATTTCCTTCTAAGATCAAAGGCTAAATCTACTAGATCAGACCCTTCCTGGAATAGGGCAATGCATTTAAAGACATGTACAACCCACACTCAAGGTGGGGGAAACTGATCGCTCTTCAAAATTTTGTAATTATGccaacaagaaaaaaaattaggttttcttcttcttgtttggttatttattttcaaatccATCATCCTTGACAGAATTATCAACTCATGAAGACCAGCGTCATTCAAGAACTAGCAATGAGGTAAAATACTGAACTTGCAAAAGACAACAACCTAATGTTTTTACTAACAgggaaaatactaaaataaacaaacaatatGTTAGATATGCAGGGAAATTCACTATGGGTAATTGAAAGGACAACAACTTTGTTCCtacaaaaatataataacaaCAGCACAGATGAACATAAAACAAAAACAGATTTTTGCGGGGCTTAGCAAAATTATATGCTAGATTAACTTACAATTTAGCAGCAGCTAACTTGTGCAACAAAGTAAAATTAAATCCCTGCAAACATAATGCACTCCATTGTAGTACATGTGTATACCTGCGCTAATAAAGTATCCCAAACATAGCAAGCACCATTTGTATATCCTGCAAAGAGAAGTCTTCCTGATATGGAGAATGCAATAGATGTCACATGGGGGACTTCATTGTCACTGTGCTGTTGATAGTATACTTGGAGTTGGTGCCCAGTTCTAATATCAAACAACCTGCAAGTTCCATCATCTGATCCTGTTCCAAATCTATTGCCATCTGGAAAGAACTTCACAGTATTAACATCTCCCTCATGCCCATGAAAAGTGCGCACAGCTCGACTTGCAACACGGGTGTCCCACAACCGCGCAGTTGAATCACATGAACCAGATACAAACATTCTCGAGTTTGACGCATTGATAGAAACACTGAAATGTGGAatgcttaatattttaaaatagccCTGAAAAAAACTTAACTATCTAAACAAACGTTTCTGTTGCTCTACATTTTGGGGGGGAAAAACCCCACAAAAATCACCTTTTTTTGTTGTTACAAAGGTCATTATGGTGTTATCAAATAGTTATTAGTATGATCTATAACCACCACATAGTTTAGACAAAGAGGAACACAACTCAATCAGACACTACAATCACATTCTTGGCACAAAAAATAACACTACTGGAGAGGAAACTATAAGCTTCATCAGAAATATTTAACAAACTAACCCTTTCCTCACAAGAAATACATGgacaaattttagaatattaatttGTACATAGCTGTGCTAAACTATAAAAATTTGGGACccagaagggaaaaaaaaatcttgtaaAATTACATCCTTCAAGTGTAGGATGACAAAATCATTAGGCCTGAAGCCAACTTGGGAATCACCTAACATACCTTAGTACATCAGCAGTGTGTCCAGACTGAAACTCTCCTCCAAACACAGAAGTTCTAAGGCCTGTTGTAATATCCCACAAAATACAAGTCTGATCACCAGAACTTGTAATTAGATGAGTGTCCTCATCTGGCACATACTGACAGGAGGAAACATAACCCTTGTGTCCACTAAGCATCTTCGATAATGGCAGGTTCCCATCCTTATCGGTTGGTGAATTCAGGTTGAAAATAGAGCAAACACTATCAAGACCACCACAAGCAACAGACTGACCAGTTGGAGAGAAGGCGCAAGTCATAACCCATGCACAAGGCAACTTTATGGCATGAGTTTTTTGGCTTGTCAGGGCATTCCACACTATCAACCGCCCATCTTGAGATGCACTGACTATTCGATTCCTTTCAGGAGTCCAATCCAATGAATACACCTGCAAAATTCCTAAATATCAATAACCCATTTTCAAAATAATGAACGGGTCATTACATTCTTCACTTTGATCGAGTTTTTTCACTCAGTGCTTTGAAGAAGACGTTAACATATCAAAACCCACTCCCACAGGTCATGGAGGGTGTTAAAATTTCACATAAAGAAATTGGTCAGCACTTTCTTCAACGATGGAAATTAAGGTTTTCCTTGGTCCAGCAAATACAACATATGGTTCCAGAACAACTTACAACAGAAAAGACCTGCCAACCAACTGCAGGAGACATAAATAACACAAAACTGAAAATTTAGCAGGGCAGCTATGAAGGAAACCAATTCAGCGATGCAAGGATTTCAGCCACTGAATCAGGATCTTTCATCTAATCCAGAAGTTGACAACTCTGTACGCATGTGAGGTTGTCCAAAGAGAATCatttctctatataattttagtgGAGAATGAGCGCCAAAAATATGTGAAAGTAGTGAAGTGCGtgcaaaagagagagaaaatatgAAGAGGACGAaataaccaaaaagaaaaaaagacaa
Protein-coding sequences here:
- the LOC110605200 gene encoding guanine nucleotide-binding protein subunit beta-2 isoform X1 — encoded protein: MSVAELKARHVAATETVNSLRERLKQKRLQLLDTDDLIEFVAVAGYARGQGKSQVSFGATDLVCCRTLQGHTGKVYSLDWTPERNRIVSASQDGRLIVWNALTSQKTHAIKLPCAWVMTCAFSPTGQSVACGGLDSVCSIFNLNSPTDKDGNLPLSKMLSGHKGYVSSCQYVPDEDTHLITSSGDQTCILWDITTGLRTSVFGGEFQSGHTADVLSVSINASNSRMFVSGSCDSTARLWDTRVASRAVRTFHGHEGDVNTVKFFPDGNRFGTGSDDGTCRLFDIRTGHQLQVYYQQHSDNEVPHVTSIAFSISGRLLFAGYTNGACYVWDTLLAQVVLDLGSLQNSHQGRISCLGLSADGSALCTGSYDTNLKIWAFGGHRKVI
- the LOC110605200 gene encoding guanine nucleotide-binding protein subunit beta-2 isoform X2, with the translated sequence MSVAELKARHVAATETVNSLRERLKQKRLQLLDTDVAGYARGQGKSQVSFGATDLVCCRTLQGHTGKVYSLDWTPERNRIVSASQDGRLIVWNALTSQKTHAIKLPCAWVMTCAFSPTGQSVACGGLDSVCSIFNLNSPTDKDGNLPLSKMLSGHKGYVSSCQYVPDEDTHLITSSGDQTCILWDITTGLRTSVFGGEFQSGHTADVLSVSINASNSRMFVSGSCDSTARLWDTRVASRAVRTFHGHEGDVNTVKFFPDGNRFGTGSDDGTCRLFDIRTGHQLQVYYQQHSDNEVPHVTSIAFSISGRLLFAGYTNGACYVWDTLLAQVVLDLGSLQNSHQGRISCLGLSADGSALCTGSYDTNLKIWAFGGHRKVI